The proteins below come from a single Pichia kudriavzevii chromosome 2, complete sequence genomic window:
- a CDS encoding uncharacterized protein (PKUD0B06580; similar to Saccharomyces cerevisiae YPR025C (CCL1); ancestral locus Anc_7.431) — protein sequence MSEEKQLTLPMHGVADSPPERITNDELYRRSTQFRFWSFTKAQLQDLRTQVNLQGQTKFKKKISELPEQDELIKQYVTEKFTPISVKEERNIVVYYARKCSDLSNFFKFSTQVRFTAISYLFKFYLVHSIMDYYPQQIMYTCLFLSAKSENNFIGIGNFSKAIPKTTPESILKYEYLILDTLRFSLTCHHPTKPLHGFFLDIQNVLTKLDFSRLGKDYDSAKSIINQGIFTDAQFHYTPPQIALAALYIVDDVVCTRYLMRKFGVKRKQMEALLNGNETEVSTETPEAQPNLENGEGIKDTGNDEEKEEKEKEELTPIQHFERIINIVKECAKVLKEKIDPTIQEAKVISIRTHFCIDPVKYFKKITRDSTPTGKPEGTQLPPKDNPLKREAEIPNLEESDPKRIKTE from the coding sequence ATGTCAGAGGAAAAGCAGTTAACCTTACCAATGCATGGGGTTGCAGATTCTCCCCCAGAACGCATAACAAATGATGAGCTTTATAGGAGATCAACACAATTTCGATTTTGGTCATTCACAAAAGCTCAATTACAAGATTTGCGTACACAGGTCAACCTCCAGGGGCAGACCaagttcaagaaaaaaatttccGAGTTACCAGAGCAGGATGAATTGATCAAGCAATATGTAACTGAAAAGTTCACACCCATATCGGTCAAGGAAGAACGTAATATTGTTGTCTATTATGCCCGAAAATGCTCAGATTTATCtaacttcttcaagttttcGACACAGGTTAGATTCACGGCAATTTCATACTTGTTTAAGTTTTATCTCGTGCATAGCATTATGGATTATTATCCCCAACAGATCATGTACACATGCTTGTTTTTAAGTGcaaaaagtgaaaataacTTTATTGGAATTGGTAATTTCTCAAAAGCTATACCGAAGACAACTCCTGAAAGTATATTGAAATATGAATATTTAATTCTAGATACACTTAGGTTCAGCTTAACATGCCATCATCCAACAAAGCCTTTGCatggtttttttctcgATATTCAGAATGTATTAACAAAGTTAGATTTTTCCAGATTAGGTAAAGATTATGATTCTGCCAAAAGTATAATCAACCAAGGTATTTTTACAGACGCCCAATTTCATTATACACCCCCACAAATAGCATTAGCTGCTTTATATATcgttgatgatgttgtATGTACAAGATACTTGATGAGAAAGTTTGGTGTGAAGCGGAAACAAATGGAAGCCTTGCTGAATGGTAATGAGACCGAAGTATCTACAGAAACTCCAGAAGCACAACCAAACTTAGAAAATGGAGAGGGGATCAAGGATACCGGAAACGATGAGgaaaaggaggagaaagagaaagaggaaCTAACACCAATTCAGCACTTTGAGAGGATCATAAACATAGTGAAGGAATGTGCCAAAGtattgaaagagaaaatcGATCCAACGATTCAAGAAGCTAAAGTCATCTCTATTCGGACTCATTTTTGTATAGATCCTGTTAAGTATTTCAAGAAGATAACAAGAGATTCAACCCCAACGGGCAAACCAGAAGGTACACAATTACCTCCAAAAGATAATCCACTAAAAAGAGAAGCAGAGATACCAAACCTTGAAGAGTCCGACCCTAAAAGGATCAAGACTGAGTAG
- a CDS encoding uncharacterized protein (PKUD0B06590; similar to Saccharomyces cerevisiae YDL150W (RPC53); ancestral locus Anc_7.329), with protein MSKRLDSINPAATSRAAPSGVKPSLKFKPKIVSRKSKEERENAGKINTPGVNRIAEKKNRMLANKKPGAGPKSRKVNGQLVMSGPLSEGTISLGGVSGGVSSTRTSGASNPLLERLKAKANKKFKVKKEDEDDEKKLSMHYDDEDEDSDIDDNAIDMSKKSILDSRDGDGDIDLDQLDTDLFPIRAERNEHREYGEEAKTDKTIKTEFHNAASVIPSEPGTRETTALSGGDVRSRSATPGANTLSTLDNADDGLHMNDFQEKQEIKGMNEDYSALAKSLKTLNIKEGGLKNMFFLQLPCSLPVLENGTDGMVGKIRIHKSGKMTMKIGKVKFEISRGGSSDFVQEVVMVDPENGNCYHVGSIKEKITAIPKIM; from the coding sequence ATGTCAAAAAGATTGGACAGTATCAATCCTGCTGCAACCTCGAGAGCAGCACCATCAGGGGTGAAACCATCCCTGAAGTTCAAGCCGAAGATTGtttcaagaaaatcaaaagaggaaagagaGAATGCAGGTAAGATAAACACTCCGGGGGTTAATAGGATAGCtgagaaaaagaacagaATGCTAGCAAATAAAAAGCCGGGAGCTGGACCTAAATCAAGGAAAGTAAATGGACAATTGGTGATGTCTGGGCCGTTATCTGAAGGTACAATCTCATTGGGGGGAGTTAGTGGCGGTGTCTCAAGCACCAGAACTAGTGGGGCTTCCAATCCCTTACTAGAGAGACTCAAGGCCAAggcaaataaaaaattcaaagttaaaaaggaagatgaagatgatgaaaagaaattatcCATGCACTACgatgacgaagatgaagattccgatattgatgataatgcTATCGATATgagtaaaaaaagtatattGGATAGCAGAGATGGAGATGGGGATATTGATTTGGATCAACTTGATACCGATTTGTTTCCTATTCGTGCTGAAAGAAACGAGCATAGGGAATATGGCGAAGAAGCTAAAACTGATAAGACAATAAAAACTGAATTTCATAATGCTGCGTCTGTAATACCTTCAGAACCAGGAACCAGAGAAACCACAGCTTTAAGTGGAGGCGATGTAAGGTCCAGGTCAGCAACTCCCGGTGCAAATACCCTTTCCACTCTGGACAATGCTGATGATGGTTTACATATGAATGACTTCCAAGAAAAGCAGGAAATTAAGGGAATGAATGAAGACTATTCGGCTCTAGCCAAAAGTTTAAAGACTTTGAATATAAAAGAGGGtggtttgaaaaatatgtttTTCCTACAATTACCGTGTTCATTGCCTGtacttgaaaatggaacCGATGGTATGGTTGGTAAAATTAGGATTCATAAATCAGGTaaaatgacaatgaaaatTGGGAAAGTGAAGTTTGAAATCAGTCGCGGAGGATCTTCTGACTTTGTTCAAGAGGTTGTTATGGTTGATCctgaaaatggaaactgCTATCACGTTGGTAGTattaaggaaaaaatcacAGCTATACCAAAAATTATGTGA
- a CDS encoding uncharacterized protein (PKUD0B06600; similar to Saccharomyces cerevisiae YDL153C (SAS10); ancestral locus Anc_7.330): protein MVKVSSRRGKTQNEETGIEEFGMDEVDEFAHKRDQELMEKAGLNKRHDDEGDSDDEEAVEGVMDIDSDAEIEKYKRKFQGPIDESDEEYFKDGDNNEEEDSDLEKNHWGGDYYGADEAEDEEDERLMEEEALRLQKQHMADLNMEDFMLDEVEDWRSEKKVEEEQDEKEDKLEEILISGDKKSRLEIIKKKYPEYLPLVTELRQLNPVYEQLKLEIEGSNIKMIQFKALSVYLGSIVSYMTIFANKLSKDEPFEMKDEDVMVSILSGRELWRQASGLLEERAGKSDEEEEEEEGKAFDNGGLSNHEEEEEEEEEEEDEDDEDDDDEDEEDDEHEDPKTESEDKYNEAPSFESLRKIKKLSSKNLEDMDEIDAEDKKGRRQNLRFYTSKLDKRDIGKVHVDGDMDAAYENDGKQVRRDFKTKDKRGGRKGGRKGRK, encoded by the coding sequence ATGGTTAAGGTCAGTAGTAGACGTGGCAAGACACAAAATGAGGAGACTGGAATTGAGGAGTTTGGAATGGATGAGGTGGATGAATTTGCACATAAAAGAGATCAAGAACTAATGGAAAAGGCTGGATTAAATAAACGGCACGATGATGAAGGGGACTCGGACGACGAAGAGGCTGTTGAAGGAGTGATGGATATTGACTCTGAtgctgaaattgaaaaatacaaaagaAAGTTCCAAGGGCCAATCGATGAATCCGATgaagaatatttcaaagaCGGAGACAACaatgaagaggaagattcagatttagagaaaaatcATTGGGGCGGAGATTACTATGGTGCTGATGAGgcagaagatgaagaagatgaaaggCTAATGGAGGAAGAAGCGCTCCGATTACAGAAACAACACATGGCAGATCTTAATATGGAAGATTTTATGcttgatgaagttgaagattgGAGGTCAGAGAAGAAAGTGGAAGAAGAGCAAGATGAGAAGGAGGataaattggaagaaataTTAATAAGTGGTGATAAGAAAAGTCGACTAGAGAtcatcaagaagaaatatcCAGAGTATCTACCCTTGGTCACGGAATTGAGACAGCTAAACCCGGTTTATGAGCAGCTTAAACTCGAAATTGAAGGAAGCAATATCAAGATGATTCAGTTTAAGGCATTGAGCGTCTATTTAGGTTCCATTGTATCATATATGACTATCTTTGCTAATAAGTTATCAAAGGATGAGCCTTTTGAAATGAAAGATGAAGACGTTATGGTTTCCATACTGTCTGGTAGAGAACTATGGAGACAAGCAAGTGGATTACTAGAAGAGAGAGCTGGGAAAAGCgatgaggaggaggaggaggaggaaggAAAAGCTTTTGATAATGGTGGATTGTCCAACCAcgaagaggaagaagaggaagaagaagaagaagaagatgaagatgatgaagatgatgatgatgaagacgaagaagatgatgagcATGAGGACCCTAAGACAGAATCGGAAGACAAATATAACGAGGCACCTAGCTTTGAGAGTCTTCGGAAGATCAAGAAACTTTCAAGTAAGAATCTCGAAGACATGGATGAGATCGATGCAGAAGATAAAAAGGGACGCAGGCAGAATCTACGTTTCTACACCTCCAAACTTGACAAACGTGATATTGGAAAAGTACACGTCGATGGTGATATGGACGCAGCTTACGAAAATGACGGAAAACAAGTCAGACGTGATTTCAAAACTAAAGACAAACGAGGTGGCCGCAAAGGTGGCCgcaaaggaagaaaatag
- a CDS encoding uncharacterized protein (PKUD0B06610; similar to Saccharomyces cerevisiae YOR294W (RRS1); ancestral locus Anc_8.763) translates to MSQEPERKPATVDKEIPVNFDLGLLAVYDPQPLDHIQLSDSNKRETYLRDTTRDNVQLLVNQVLSLPLQKKETLTLVTLPEPIFKLPREKSIPKPKEPTRWEKFAAKKGIQKKGKDGKLVFDEETQQWVNKWGYKGLNKKIDEQWAVEVPSANSNEDSDSLLDPRKLRRDERKALVRRNQAQQKRNREGAK, encoded by the coding sequence ATGTCACAAGAACCAGAAAGAAAACCGGCTACTgttgataaagaaattcCAGTGAATTTTGATCTTGGTCTTCTTGCCGTTTATGATCCACAACCACTCGATCATATCCAACTCTCAGACTCTAACAAAAGAGAGACCTACCTCAGAGACACAACCAGAGACAATGTCCAACTTTTGGTGAACCAGGTTTTGTCTCTTCCACtacaaaagaaggagaCTCTTACTTTGGTCACCTTGCCAGAACCGATCTTCAAGCTTCCTAGAGAAAAGTCTATTCCTAAGCCTAAGGAGCCAACCAGATGGGAGAAGTTTGCCGCTAAAAAGGGAATCCAGAAGAAGGGTAAGGACGGAAAGCTTGTATTTGACGAGGAAACCCAGCAATGGGTCAACAAATGGGGTTACAAGGGTCTCAATAAGAAAATCGATGAACAATGGGCCGTCGAAGTGCCTTCGGCTAACAGTAATGAAGACTCTGATTCTTTGCTAGATCCAAGAAAGCTCCGTAGAGACGAAAGAAAAGCACTTGTCAGGAGAAACCAAGCacaacaaaagagaaatagAGAAGGTGCCAAATAA
- a CDS encoding uncharacterized protein (PKUD0B06620; similar to Saccharomyces cerevisiae YMR233W (TRI1) and YOR295W (UAF30); ancestral locus Anc_8.764), which produces MNRYIPLIDKLLDFTENEEVTPHVVVKKLGSFLNIAFDDETRHDLKTLVRERMQVLQEEKNQAVENENMIKKRYNDFLKQSILREIRRKALMELLFTRTTMKREYEYKHIQAHDNDGSERKQSNLIARLLRNNKTLLYKLDPLLNMYNFRPSQETLTEYSRLRKKRRDSRRRYKSFEESWRNLHNNPFINFLYLWDEELQNFLGTKLPLTFGEVYFSVFKYIGEKGLYQSYFVPDDRTKFILRSPDDKPDRQALFAIISTFRRDFVGEIKRDGARVLNDKEGGTIIPISKYNISKDMLENQMEYMLSQLDMETEYPKFFGQHKVRKKKPLARPKEGIK; this is translated from the coding sequence ATGAATCGTTACATCCCATTGATAGACAAGCTCTTGGATTTCACCGAAAACGAAGAAGTCACTCCGCATGTGGTGGTCAAAAAGCTAGGTAGTTTTCTTAATATAGCATTTGACGATGAAACAAGACATGATCTCAAAACCCTTGTACGGGAACGTATGCAAGTGcttcaagaagaaaaaaatcaagcagtggaaaatgagaatatgataaagaaaagatacAATGACTTTCTAAAGCAAAGTATACTTCGTGAGATCAGAAGAAAGGCATTGATGGAGCTTCTATTCACACGTACTACTATGAAACGAGAATATGAATACAAACATATCCAAGCGCATGACAACGATGGGTCGGAAAGAAAACAGTCCAATTTGATAGCAAGACTCTTGAGAAACAATAAGACGTTGCTTTACAAGTTGGATCCTCTGCTTAATATGTATAACTTCCGACCTAGTCAAGAGACGTTAACTGAGTACAGTAggttgagaaaaaaaagaagagacTCACGTAGGAGATACAAATCCTTTGAAGAGTCATGGAGGAACTTACATAACAATCCTTTTATCAACTTTCTCTATCTATGGGACGAGGAACTGCAAAACTTCCTTGGTACTAAGCTGCCACTTACATTCGGTGAAGTTTACTTCTCGGTGTTTAAGTACATTGGCGAAAAGGGGCTCTATCAATCTTACTTTGTTCCTGATGATAGAACAAAATTCATATTACGATCACCAGATGATAAACCGGATCGACAGGCGTTGTTTGCAATCATCTCCACCTTCCGTCGTGATTTTGTAGGCGAAATTAAACGAGACGGAGCAAGGGTTCTTAACGACAAAGAGGGGGGCACCATCATCCCCATCTCTAAGTACAACATTTCAAAGGACATGCTTGAGAATCAGATGGAATATATGCTATCCCAGTTAGACATGGAAACAGAGTATCCAAAGTTCTTTGGACAACACAAAGtaaggaagaagaagccACTTGCACGCCCGAAGGAGGgaatcaaatga
- a CDS encoding uncharacterized protein (PKUD0B06630; similar to Saccharomyces cerevisiae YOR296W; ancestral locus Anc_8.765) encodes MQYRGTAFEDYVLDQFIKVQLLFDESFKYVQVSQISDIPKSPIVANTSRTMFHKSTSIMKYMVQYLEELSNFQYFPLNPQFQKNIIKFYSIHKANFKSFTIEALIESFQDFLLKQPKISKSNSLYYIQTVQLVDVLLVCKSTSGEKSQLLAHREKLLACVYLQLPTISDEKLRQSICDSFEITPDILESKISQINTVVSKTQVVNFFKSSPKLLSNFYQQDAFEEVEYYRSWLMKSQNLENDMINLFMDPMDNSTSMFSIPNQIQDTVALLAEIALDSSSKFFQGLIQCMQIWQVNPFHIQTAFIQVAANIKKDGRINPELVEKAFNLSYLAMPFQIQFLEWPYEEKKKFLQMSLQIYNDSIEDLKPFFGMFFVDQTNFTVVLSFLKLLKLNLKDVKLEIKKQLVSSADQRLRLHRERSKLNETDRTLRLQNLVKYLSYVSSDVNLLYNWKTNNKDLNMSFQIFENGSKILMSPSLELIKRYVSEIRSQSFNLMSDKSSKANFGTFIDLVNNLKARTNFKYDFQKEIYGDFYKIVGSWKTEILQKTKVIIANDNLVRLDGCAHSSSIQNLVMLFQGYIKLLESFKWQDGQQSAELNIQLYKSMMSSVKFYHSSMLKKMYELIKSDNTNERTDYFVCLNNIQQLFDYLESLESKKEVLQISEYLNRLGQVKNKSSTKYVSILIKNAENIEDSKGSPISTKVRLSGLVNDETRVIVKDYNPDWMEEFNIVTELKGTANVKIEIINMETGNLYKAIEYKVQLGSETSFRQQNERLSLKSKSGTLNICVNVEFEKNDPLFYIINCKNEVGNSLKRTISYFVERYSLEFKSIFTIPYLQQSIIDNPVRAENNYKKLQDPHIDSIVGNFQVHIIPLIYNNLVTKLFDTMVVEFWKKILSIAENLLLPRISIINYTINNKLAKRSSTLPSMVDNKMTMSMSNVTARTIHPITREELIRVVEWCFKFRAMIDISDMIVQDDTLNKPFKEFNSIKQLFNEDNKQLHRFYYKDWSYISKHMLSRLNKSAKFNRTSWTAATRHKEIVCRVLLARGEIKFVKTVIELEKRFEKIIKTEIQVVNIQQFL; translated from the coding sequence ATGCAGTATCGTGGAACAGCCTTTGAAGATTATGTACTGGATCAGTTTATAAAAGTACAGCTTTTGTTCGATGAATCCTTCAAATATGTACAGGTTTCCCAAATCAGCGATATTCCGAAATCCCCGATTGTTGCTAATACTAGCAGAACCATGTTCCATAAAAGTACCTCCATAATGAAATATATGGTCCAGTATTTGGAGGAACTCTCAAACTTTCAGTACTTCCCTCTGAACCCacaattccaaaaaaacATAATCAAATTCTATTCAATCCACAAGGCCAATTTTAAGAGTTTTACAATCGAGGCCCTGATTGAATCATTCCAAGACTTCCTGTTGAAGCAACCAAAAATAAGTAAGTCTAACTCGTTATATTACATTCAAACTGTACAATTAGTTGATGTGCTCTTGGTCTGCAAATCAACATCTGGTGAAAAATCACAACTTCTAGCACATAGAGAAAAACTTTTGGCTTGTGTATATTTACAGTTACCTACTATAAGTGATGAGAAACTTAGGCAAAGCATATGTGACTCATTTGAGATCACGCCAGACATTTTGGAATCGAAAATATCTCAAATAAACACCGTTGTTTCTAAAACCCAAGTGGTAAATTTCTTTAAAAGTTCACCGAAACTCCTATCTAACTTTTATCAACAAGAtgcatttgaagaagtcGAGTACTACCGGAGTTGGTTGATGAAGTCACAGAATTTAGAAAATGATATGATAAACCTTTTTATGGATCCAATGGATAATTCAACTTCCATGTTTTCGATACCAAACCAAATACAAGATACAGTTGCGTTATTGGCCGAGATAGCTTTGGATTCAAGCTCTAAGTTCTTTCAAGGTTTGATCCAATGTATGCAAATATGGCAAGTTAATCCATTTCATATCCAAACAGCATTTATACAAGTTGCTGCcaatataaaaaaagaCGGAAGGATCAACCCTGAGTTGGTAGAAAAGGCATTTAACTTATCCTATCTAGCAAtgccttttcaaattcaatttttagAGTGGCCGTacgaagaaaaaaagaagtttttgCAAATGAGCTTACAGATATATAATGATTCAATTGAGGACCTGAAACCTTTTTTTGGAATGTTCTTTGTGGATCAGACTAATTTCACAGTggttctttcttttttgaaactgttaaagttaaatttgaaagatgTTAAACTGGAAATAAAGAAACAGCTAGTTTCATCTGCAGATCAACGGTTAAGGTTACATCGGGAAAGATccaaattgaatgaaaCTGATCGAACCTTAAGATTACAAAATTTGGTGAAATATCTCAGTTATGTTTCGAGTGATGTGAATTTATTGTACAACTGGAAAACTAATAACAAAGACTTAAACATGTCATTCCAGATTTTTGAAAACGGGTCTAAGATACTGATGTCGCCATCCTTGGAACTAATAAAAAGATATGTATCTGAGATAAGATCGCAAAGTTTCAACTTAATGTCTGATAAGTCCTCGAAAGCAAACTTTGGTACATTCATTGATCTGGTTAACAATCTGAAAGCACGGACCAATTTCAAGTAcgattttcaaaaggagATTTATGGCGATTTCTATAAAATAGTTGGATCTTGGAAAACTGAGATTTtacagaaaacaaaagtcATTATTGCAAACGACAATCTCGTTAGGTTAGATGGATGTGCGCACTCGTCAAGTATTCAAAATCTTGTTATGCTTTTCCAGGGGTACATTAAACTTCTAGAGAGTTTCAAATGGCAGGACGGGCAGCAATCTGCTGAATTGAATATACAGTTATACAAAAGTATGATGTCATCAGTAAAATTTTATCATTCATCAATGCTCAAAAAAATGTACGAACTGATTAAAAGTGATAATACTAATGAAAGAACCGACTATTTTGTGTGCCTGAACAATATTCAGCAACTATTTGACTATTTGGAAAGCTTGGAATCTAAAAAGgaagttcttcaaatatccGAGTATTTGAACAGATTGGGGCAAGtgaaaaacaaatcatCAACCAAGTATGTTTcgattttgataaaaaatgCGGAGAATATAGAAGATTCGAAGGGCAGTCCTATTAGTACGAAAGTTAGACTTAGTGGTTTGGTTAATGACGAGACTAGGGTTATTGTGAAGGACTACAATCCTGATTGGATGGAAGAATTTAACATTGTTACAGAGTTGAAAGGTACTGCAAATGTTAAGATTGAAATAATCAATATGGAAACTGGGAACCTATATAAGGCGATTGAATACAAAGTACAGCTTGGTTCTGAGACTTCTTTTAGACAGCAGAATGAAAGGCTGTCTCTTAAGTCAAAAAGTGGAACGCTGAATATTTGTGttaatgttgaatttgaaaaaaatgacCCATTGTTTTATATAATAAATTGCAAAAATGAGGTTGGTAATTCACTCAAACGTACAATCAGCTATTTCGTTGAACGCTACTCTCTTGAATTCAAATCGATCTTTACAATTCCTTACTTACAGCAAAGCATAATTGATAATCCAGTGAGGGCAGAAAACAACTACaaaaaattacaagatCCACACATTGATTCGATTGTTGGTAATTTCCAAGTCCATATAATCCCATTGATTTATAACAACTTAGTTACTAAATTGTTTGATACCATGGTTGTTGaattttggaagaaaatattAAGCATAGCAgaaaatcttcttcttccacGTATTTCAATTATCAATTACacaatcaacaacaaactTGCAAAAAGATCATCAACACTACCTTCAATGGTGGACAACAAAATGACAATGTCAATGAGTAATGTCACTGCTCGTACTATCCATCCAATCACAAGGGAGGAGTTAATTCGGGTGGTTGAATGGTGCTTCAAATTCAGGGCGATGATTGATATTTCGGACATGATTGTCCAGGATGATACCTTGAATAAAccattcaaagaattcaattCCATAAAACAGCTTTTCAATGAAGATAACAAGCAGCTACACAGATTTTACTATAAAGACTGGAGCTACATCAGCAAGCATATGCTCTCTCGCTTAAACAAAAGTGCCAAGTTCAACCGGACAAGTTGGACAGCAGCTACTAGACATAAGGAAATCGTCTGCCGTGTTTTGCTTGCACGGGGGGAAATTAAGTTCGTGAAAACTGTTATAGAGCTTGAGAAacgatttgaaaaaattataaagaCGGAAATACAGGTAGTCAACATACAACAGTTTCTCTAG